The sequence below is a genomic window from Acuticoccus sediminis.
TCGCCCTCCGCGTCGGCGGCGGATGCTAGCCGAAGCATCCGCCCCTCGCCAGCGAGGAGTGCGTTAAATCAACCCCGCGTGCGCGAGCGCCTTGTCGAGCGCGGCCTCGGCCTTTCCGCTGACCGGAAGCAGCGGCAGGCGCAGCTCGTTGGTCATCCGGCCGAGCTTCGACAGCGCGTACTTCGCACCGCCCGGGCTCGGCTCCAGGAACAGCGCGTCGTGCAGCGGCATCAGCTTGTCCTGGATCGTCAGCGCCGTCGCGTAGTCGCCGGCAAGACAGGCGTTCTGGAAGTCGGCGCACAGCTTCGGCGCGACGTTCGCGGTGACCGAGATGCAGCCGACGCCGCCGTGGGCGTTGAAGGCCAGCGCCGTTCCGTCCTCGCCCGAGAGCTGCACGAACGACGGCCCGCACGCGGCCCGCTGGCGCGAGACGCGGCCGAGGTTCGACGTCGCGTCCTTCACGCCGACGATGTTGACGTGCTCGGCGGCGAGCTCGGCCATCGTCTCCACCGTCATGTCGATCACCGAGCGCGGCGGAATGTTGTAGATGATGATCGGCAGGCTGATCGCCTTGGCGATCGCGCCGAAGTGCGCCTTCATGCCCGCCTGGTTGGGCTTGTTGTAGTAGGGCGTCACGACGAGCACCGCCGTCGCGCCGACCTTCTCGGCATGCTCGGCCAGCGAGATCGCCTCGCGGGTCGAGTTCGAGCCGGCGCCGGCGATCACCGGGACGCGGCCGGCCGACACCTCGACACAAATTTCGACGACGCGCTCGTGCTCGTCATGGGTCAGCGTGGGTGACTCGCCCGTCGTGCCGACGGGGACAAGACCATGAGATCCTTCGGCAATCTGCCACTCCACATGGTCGATGAAGGCACGCTCATCCACCTTTCCGTCACGAAACGGTGTGACGAGTGCGGGCATTGATCCCTTGAACATGGCCGGGCCTTTCTTGTTGGGTGTCGGTACCGGCGTGACTCGCGCGGACCGCCCTCTTGTCGGCGTACGCGTTACCGAAAAGGTAAGCTAAACGGGTTACCACTCCGTAGTGCACTGGCGTTTTGGGGGACGCAATGCGGTTCTGCGTTGTGAACAGGCTGACGATGCTAACTTTGGCGGCAAGTGTGGGCACGGCGTCAGCCGCTCCGCTCACTTCATTGCCCCAAATGGCGGTCTCGACAAGTGTCGTGACCGTGGGCGACAGCGTGCCCGTCCCCACCCCCCGTCCGGGGTCGGCGGCGGCACGTGCGGCGCCTCCGGACGTTAAGATTATTGGCCGAATTCAGGACGGGCAGGCCGTGCCGCTGTCCGCCTCGGCCTTCGCCGCGCGAGCCGACACCGGCCCCATGAAGGCGCTCTTCGCCGCCGCCACGGACGAGGCGACCATCGAGGTGCCGTCGCCGGCACCGGCTGCCGCTCCGGTCGGCACGCCGTCGCCGGCGTTGCTCGCGGGACACGGCAACCCGCGCGGCAGTGGGCCGTCCCCGTTCGCGGCGGAGGGGCGGCAGTCGAGCTCGCTCAAGGGCGCGCTCGACGCGCTGAAGGCCGACCGTTACCAGGAGGCGCTCCAGCGCCGTAACGGCCTCGGCGATCCGCTGGACCAGCTCATCGTCGACTATTTCCTCGTCCGGTCGGGCACCGACGAGCTGTCGTCGGCGATGATCGCCGACTACGCCGTGCGCGCGCCGAACTGGCCGGACCCGGAGCTGGTGCGCACGCGGGCGGAAGAGGCGCTGTCGCGCGAGCGGCCGGCGCCGGACGTCGTGATCCGCGCCATGGGCGGGCAGGCGACGTCTCCGGTGGGCGTGCGCCTCCTCGCCAAGGCGATGATCGCCAGGGGCGACGTCAACGGCGGCATGAAGCTCGTGCGCAAGGTCTGGCATGAGCAGAGCCTCGGCACGAGCCTGCAGAGCGCCTACGTCGACGACTTCGCCGCGCGCCTGACGATCGACGACCATCTCGAGCGGATCGACAAGCTCGTCGCCAACAACCGGTTCGACGAGGCGTCGGCGCTGCGCGGCCGGCTCGGGACCGGGCCGCGCGCCTATCTCGACGCTCGCGTCGCCGTCGCGACCAACGCGGGGAACGCGGGCCAGCGCCTTGCCGCCGTGCCGGCGGACCTGCGCAAGCGCCCGGGCTACCGCCTCGCGCAGATCGAGGAGAAGCGCCGCGAGGAGAAGCTCGACGCCGCCGCGCGGCTCATCGAGTCGACGTCGCGCCGCGACATCGTCGACGGTGACGCCTGGTGGGTGGAGACGCGCATCGTCGCCCGCATGCTGGCCGAACAGGGCGAGGGGCGCAAAGCCTACCAGCTCGTCACCATCGGCTTCGCCGAGGGGAGCGTCGAGCGGGCGGACCAGGCCTTCCACGCCGGCTGGTTCGCGATGCGCTACCTGAAGGACGGCAACCGCGCCGCGCGCCACTTCGCCGAGCTGGAGACGATCGCCACGACGCCGCTGTCGCTCTCGCGCGCCGCCTACTGGCGGGGCCGCGCCGCGACGATGGCCGGCCACTCCTCCGAAGCGCGCACGGCCTACAACGATGCGGCCCGCTACGGCTTCACCTACTACGGTCAGCTCGCGCGGGTCGCGATCGGCGCCTCGGGTACCGGCGTCGCCCGCGCGCCGACGCCGACGCCCTCCGACCGGGCCGCGTTCGCGCGCAACGACGTCGCCGTGGCGGTCGAGCGGCTGATCTCCTCCGGCCACAAGCATCGGATCGCGACACTCCTGTCGCACCTCGCGAGGACGGTGCCGACGCCGGGGCAGGTCGTGCTGACCGCCGATCTGGCAGACAAGGCCGGCTACCCGCATCTCGCGTTGATGGTCGCCAAGGAGGCCCAGCGGCGCGGCGTCGACGTCGGACGGCTCGCCTATCCGAGCAACGCGATCCCGCATTCGGCGAAGGTCCCGTCGGGCCTCGACAGGGCGGTGGTGTTCTCGATCGCGCGGCAGGAGTCGGAGTTCAATCCCGACGCGGTGAGCCCGGTGGGCGCACGCGGGCTGATGCAGGTGATGCCGCAGACCGCGGCGTCGATGGCGCGCGAACTCGGCCTCAGCCACTCGGCCGCCAAGCTGACCAGCGACCCCGGCTACAACGCCACCCTCGGCGCGGCCTACCTCAGCAAGCGGCTCGGCAACTTCAACGGCTCGTATATCCTCACCTTTGCCGCTTACAATGCCGGGGCGACTCGGGTGCAGGAGTGGATCCAGCGATTCGGCGACCCGCGCGATCCGCGGGTGGATGCGGTCGCCTGGGTGGAGGACATCCCGTACCCCGAGACGCGCAACTATGTGCAGCGCGTAATGGAGAACGTGCAGGTGTACCGCGAGGCGCTCGGGACGGGACGGCTCGCGATCGACACCGATCTATCCCGAGGGAGGCCAAGCTGATCCGTGATCTTACGACGGCCGCGCGTGACGGAACCCTGATCCACGCGGAGACTTACGGCCCGTCAGACGACCCTGTTCCAGTCATTTGCCTCCCCGGTCTCAACCGCAACGCCCGAGACTTCCACGTTCTCGCCAAGTCGCTGTCGACCCCGGACGAGTGGCGCGCGCGCCGCGTGATCGTCGTCGAGTCGCGCGGCCGCGGGCGTTCCGGCTGGGCCGACAAGGCCACCTACAACGTCATCCAGGAGCTCGACGACCTCCTCGTCTGCCTCGATTCCTGGAAGGTGGGTTCCGCCCAGTTCGTCGGCACCTCGCGCGGCGGCCTGGTCACGATGCTGCTCGCCATGAAGGCGCCGGAGCGGATCGACCGCGTCGTGCTGAACGACATCGGGCCGACGATCGAGCGCAACGGGCTGGCGCGCATCGCCTCCGGCATCGGCGTGAAGATGCACCACGAGTCGTTCGAGGCGCTGGCGGACCACCTGTCCGAGGCGCAGGGCACCCAGTTCCCGCGCATGCCCTGCGGGAAGTGGATCCGCTACGCCGAGCAGCTCGCGACGATCGACCCCGAAGGCGGCGTCGTGCTGGACTTCGACCCCGCCCTCGCGGAGACCGTGCGCGGGTACTCGCCGGACGATCCGGCGCCGGACTTCTGGCCGGGCTTCCAGGCGCTCGACGGCAAGCCGGTGATGGTGGTGCGGGGGGCGTACTCCGACCTCCTGTCGGCCGCGACGGTCGAGGCGATGCGCCGCCGCCACCGCGACCTCGCGACGCTCGTCGTCCCGGACGAGGGCCACGCCCCGCTGCTCTGGGACCGCCTCAGCATCGAGACGATCAGCACCTTCCTCAGCTGACGCCCGCCGCGCCGGCCCCTGCGCACTCCGTTGGCGGGGCCTTCCATCCGAGGTCCTGACATGCGGAACGGGTCGGTCCGCACGAGACGGAAGGTTTCGCCGCGACTCCTATTGGGGGGATGACACCCTTCATGCGCTGGCTCGTCCCGACCGGGCCGCTGACGCGCGAGGCACCCGGCGGGTCGTGCCGGAAGCACAAATGAAAACGGCCTCCCGGGGGTCCGGAAGGCCGTGCTTCATGGAAGTGGGGCCGATTACTCCGCCGCGGGGGCCGCTGCTCCGGCCTCGGAGTGGCGCTTGTGCGGGTGCGACGCGCCGTTGGCGGAGCGGTCACCGCCGCGCACGATCGCGGGCTTGCGAATCTCCTTCGGGGCGGCGCTCAGGGTGCCGCTGGAGGCGAGGTCGTTGGCTCGGGTGCGGTTCGGCACGCGGATGAAGCAGGACGTGCCCATGTGCCCGCTCTCGCGCTCGATCGTTCCCTCCAGCGAAGCGAGGTACATGTCCACGAGGCGCATGCCGAGGCCGGTCGACTTCGGATCGACGTGGTCCTTGTCGAAGCCGTTGCCGTTGTCGGTCACGGTGATGTGGATCTCGTCCGCCCGGTCCTGCATCAGCACGCGGATGGAGCCGATGTCCTGACGCCCGTTGAAGGCGTACTTCGCGGCGTTCGCCACCAGCTCGTTGACCACGGCGCCGAGCGCGATCGCGTCGTCGATCGAGACGGGAAGGTCGTCGCCCCGCACTTCGATGGACCAGCCGGTGTGCTCGGACGTCGCCATCTGCTCGATGGAGTGGCAGACCCTCTCGAAGTAGGGACGCAGGCGCACGATGCCGGTGTTGTCGTGGATCGCGAGGAGCTCGTAGAGCGAGCCCATGGACTCCACGCGCAGCGCGATGCGCTGCAGCACGTCGCGGCCGGCCTCGTCCTCGAGCTGGCGGCTCTCGATCCGCAGCATCGACAGGATGGAGGCGATGTTGTTCTTCACGCGGTGATGGACCTCGGTCATCATCGCGTGCGTCTTCTCGACGCTCTCGTCGGCGGCGCGGGCGGCCATCTCGGCGTTTGTCACGTCCTCGATCTTGACGAGCATCTGGTCAGTCGGGGCGCCGGCGCGGGTGACGCGGCGGGCCGACACGTTGAGGACGCGCGCACCGATGACGGGGAAGGTTTGCTCGAGCTTGAAGCCGCGAACGTCGACGTCGTGCGGGATCACCGATTCGAGGAGCGGACGCAGCGCGGGCTGGTTCCAGATCTCCGAATGGACGTTGAAGATCGAGTGGCCGAGCGTCTCGGACTCGGTGCCCCCGAAAAGCTGATAATAGGCCAGGTTCGCGAACTGGACCACGAGCTCGCCGTCCAGAACGAGCATGGCCGACATCATCGAATTGACGATGTCCCTGTAGTGAACTGACGGATCCGTCACGGCCATGCGCATACTCTGTTCCGTTCATCGGCCGCCGCGGATCGCGCGCCTCGGGAGGGTGACCGATCATTTATACAGTGTCTTGCAATCAAAGCGAAGGCGTCAACCAGCTGTTTGCGACGTTTCAGACAACCACCAGACGCATAAGGGCTTAACAAGGTGTGAACGGCCGGAATTACTCTGCCGGCTCAGCAACCGGATCCTCGGCCAGCCAGGCGGAGAAATCGGCCCGCGCCCGCTCTGTGTAGGCCGCCTTGCGGCCCGCCTTCTTCTGCCCGCGGCCTTTTCGCCCAGTAGCGATCGGGGTGACGGGCGGGAAGAGGCCGAAGTTGACGTTCATCGGCTGATAGGACCGCGGCCCGCCCTCGTCGTGTGACAGGTGGCCGCCGGTGATGTGGGCGAGAAGGGCGCCCATCGCGGTCGTCGGCGGCGGGGTCCGCGCCGCGCGGCCGGTCAGTTCGGCCGCGGCGAACCGGCCGGCCATGAGCCCGGTGGACGACGCCTCGACGTAGCCCTCGCAGCCGGAAATCTGGCCTGCAAAGCGCAGGTTCGGCGCACTCTTGAGGCGAAGGGTGGCATCGAGAAGGCGCGGCGAGTCGATGTAGGTATTGCGGTGCAGGCCGCCGAGGCGCGCGAACTCGGCGTTCTCCAGAGCCGGGATGAGGCGGAAGATCTCCGCCTGCGCGCCGTAGCGCAGCTTGGTCTGGAAGCCGACCATGTTGAAGAGCGTGCCGAGCGCGTTGTCCTGCCGGAGCTGGACGATGGCGTAGGCCTTCACCTGGGGATTGTGGGGATTGGTGAGGCCGATCGGCTTCATCGGTCCGTGCCGCAGCGTCTCGCGCCCGCGCTCGGCCATCACCTCGATCGGCAGGCAGCCGTCGAAGTAGGGGGTGTCCTCGAACTCGTGAAAGTCGACGCGGTCGGCGGCGAGGAGGGCGTCGATGAACCGCTCGTACTCTTCCCGGTTCATGGGACAGTTCAGGTAGTCGGCGCCCGTCCCGCCGGGGCCGGCCTTGTCGTAGCGCGACTGGAACCACGCGACGTCCATGTCGACCGAT
It includes:
- the trmFO gene encoding methylenetetrahydrofolate--tRNA-(uracil(54)-C(5))-methyltransferase (FADH(2)-oxidizing) TrmFO, encoding MCAMADIDVIGGGLAGSEAAWQLAEAGLSVRLFEMRPTRMTPAHKTDSLAELVCSNSFRSDDAASNAVGLLHAELRDLGSIIMRSADAHQVPAGGALAVDRDGFSAAVAAAIEGHPNITIVREELTALPGGPAIIATGPLTSDALSAAIARETGAEHLAFFDAIAPIVYRESVDMDVAWFQSRYDKAGPGGTGADYLNCPMNREEYERFIDALLAADRVDFHEFEDTPYFDGCLPIEVMAERGRETLRHGPMKPIGLTNPHNPQVKAYAIVQLRQDNALGTLFNMVGFQTKLRYGAQAEIFRLIPALENAEFARLGGLHRNTYIDSPRLLDATLRLKSAPNLRFAGQISGCEGYVEASSTGLMAGRFAAAELTGRAARTPPPTTAMGALLAHITGGHLSHDEGGPRSYQPMNVNFGLFPPVTPIATGRKGRGQKKAGRKAAYTERARADFSAWLAEDPVAEPAE
- a CDS encoding sensor histidine kinase, which translates into the protein MAVTDPSVHYRDIVNSMMSAMLVLDGELVVQFANLAYYQLFGGTESETLGHSIFNVHSEIWNQPALRPLLESVIPHDVDVRGFKLEQTFPVIGARVLNVSARRVTRAGAPTDQMLVKIEDVTNAEMAARAADESVEKTHAMMTEVHHRVKNNIASILSMLRIESRQLEDEAGRDVLQRIALRVESMGSLYELLAIHDNTGIVRLRPYFERVCHSIEQMATSEHTGWSIEVRGDDLPVSIDDAIALGAVVNELVANAAKYAFNGRQDIGSIRVLMQDRADEIHITVTDNGNGFDKDHVDPKSTGLGMRLVDMYLASLEGTIERESGHMGTSCFIRVPNRTRANDLASSGTLSAAPKEIRKPAIVRGGDRSANGASHPHKRHSEAGAAAPAAE
- a CDS encoding lytic transglycosylase domain-containing protein; this encodes MPLSASAFAARADTGPMKALFAAATDEATIEVPSPAPAAAPVGTPSPALLAGHGNPRGSGPSPFAAEGRQSSSLKGALDALKADRYQEALQRRNGLGDPLDQLIVDYFLVRSGTDELSSAMIADYAVRAPNWPDPELVRTRAEEALSRERPAPDVVIRAMGGQATSPVGVRLLAKAMIARGDVNGGMKLVRKVWHEQSLGTSLQSAYVDDFAARLTIDDHLERIDKLVANNRFDEASALRGRLGTGPRAYLDARVAVATNAGNAGQRLAAVPADLRKRPGYRLAQIEEKRREEKLDAAARLIESTSRRDIVDGDAWWVETRIVARMLAEQGEGRKAYQLVTIGFAEGSVERADQAFHAGWFAMRYLKDGNRAARHFAELETIATTPLSLSRAAYWRGRAATMAGHSSEARTAYNDAARYGFTYYGQLARVAIGASGTGVARAPTPTPSDRAAFARNDVAVAVERLISSGHKHRIATLLSHLARTVPTPGQVVLTADLADKAGYPHLALMVAKEAQRRGVDVGRLAYPSNAIPHSAKVPSGLDRAVVFSIARQESEFNPDAVSPVGARGLMQVMPQTAASMARELGLSHSAAKLTSDPGYNATLGAAYLSKRLGNFNGSYILTFAAYNAGATRVQEWIQRFGDPRDPRVDAVAWVEDIPYPETRNYVQRVMENVQVYREALGTGRLAIDTDLSRGRPS
- the dapA gene encoding 4-hydroxy-tetrahydrodipicolinate synthase — protein: MFKGSMPALVTPFRDGKVDERAFIDHVEWQIAEGSHGLVPVGTTGESPTLTHDEHERVVEICVEVSAGRVPVIAGAGSNSTREAISLAEHAEKVGATAVLVVTPYYNKPNQAGMKAHFGAIAKAISLPIIIYNIPPRSVIDMTVETMAELAAEHVNIVGVKDATSNLGRVSRQRAACGPSFVQLSGEDGTALAFNAHGGVGCISVTANVAPKLCADFQNACLAGDYATALTIQDKLMPLHDALFLEPSPGGAKYALSKLGRMTNELRLPLLPVSGKAEAALDKALAHAGLI
- a CDS encoding alpha/beta fold hydrolase, whose amino-acid sequence is MCLPGLNRNARDFHVLAKSLSTPDEWRARRVIVVESRGRGRSGWADKATYNVIQELDDLLVCLDSWKVGSAQFVGTSRGGLVTMLLAMKAPERIDRVVLNDIGPTIERNGLARIASGIGVKMHHESFEALADHLSEAQGTQFPRMPCGKWIRYAEQLATIDPEGGVVLDFDPALAETVRGYSPDDPAPDFWPGFQALDGKPVMVVRGAYSDLLSAATVEAMRRRHRDLATLVVPDEGHAPLLWDRLSIETISTFLS